The Terriglobia bacterium sequence TGATTGTACTCCTGCCCGACCCGTCCCGCCACCAACTGCATCGAGGCCGGAATGACCTCTCCACCTTCCCGGTCATCCACCAACAAATGGACGTGGTTGGAGGTGGCCATGTAATCCAGCACGCCCAACCCCAGCCGCTTGCGGGCCTCATACAACCACCCCCTCCAGGCTTGCCGGTCGCGGCCGAATTGGAGCAGAAACTGACGCTCGTGACAGCGGTGGGTCAGATGCCAGATCTTTCCAGGCAGATAGTGCCGATGGGCTCTCGCCATGGCAGGTTTCCTCGCGGATCCATGTTCCTAAGGGGGTGATTTCGGGGGCAAAAAACAACTGCTAAGGGCCAAATATTACCCTTTTTTCGAATCCTCGACAACCCTTTCAGTGAGTTGCCTTGGTCCGACCCCAAACATTTG is a genomic window containing:
- a CDS encoding transposase, producing MARAHRHYLPGKIWHLTHRCHERQFLLQFGRDRQAWRGWLYEARKRLGLGVLDYMATSNHVHLLVDDREGGEVIPASMQLVAGRVGQEYNQRKKRGGAFWEDRYHVAYIDLNMVRAGVVAHPEEWPECGYVEIQHPKARYRIIDYERLMELIDNDNVKGDHLEGK